One Polynucleobacter sp. MWH-Spelu-300-X4 genomic window carries:
- a CDS encoding ABC transporter ATP-binding protein, whose protein sequence is MSRSLITIKNLTIRFGRKTVVNDFSLDIAEGERLAIVGESGSGKTLTGLSLIGLLPESAAVSGAIEMDGRQGVRNLLKLSPTELRSIRGKDIAMIFQEPMTALNPLYTIGNQIVEAVMCHEPLLSTQQCQERAISLLTKTGIPSPEERFSYYPHQLSGGQRQRAMIAMALACKPRLLIADEPTTALDPDLRLQILELLKSLQEDAKSHGGMAVLLITHDLNMVRHFASRVGVMHQGKLLECQSTEEIFTHPEHAYTESLVNSSPARSVVPVVPIAPVLLKAQDISVAFPKAGGSWVSGIKKFLRGLHVSDLWKREYDPIVKNVSLELRQGETLGVIGESGSGKSTLAMALLDLLGQTGAKVSGSVEVLEHPWFEMSKSQQRSLRSSFQVIFQDPFGSLSPRMTVGQIVGEGLSLHQPHLSLDARKQLVIDALKEVGLDRTAYSRYPHEFSGGQRQRIAIARALVLKPQVLVLDEPTSALDVTIQKQILALLSDLQNKYNMAYLLISHDLEVIHAMAHRIITLKKGKQIKHQEL, encoded by the coding sequence ATGAGTAGATCTTTAATTACTATTAAAAATCTGACGATTCGTTTTGGACGGAAAACAGTTGTTAATGATTTCAGCTTGGATATCGCTGAAGGAGAACGCCTAGCGATCGTAGGTGAATCTGGATCTGGAAAGACATTAACCGGTTTATCTCTCATAGGTTTATTGCCTGAGTCCGCGGCAGTGAGCGGCGCTATTGAGATGGATGGTCGTCAGGGTGTTCGCAATCTTCTTAAGTTATCGCCAACAGAGTTGCGGTCTATTCGTGGCAAAGATATCGCCATGATTTTTCAAGAGCCTATGACAGCGCTCAACCCTCTTTATACGATAGGTAATCAGATTGTTGAAGCGGTGATGTGTCATGAGCCATTACTTTCAACGCAGCAATGTCAAGAGCGTGCAATTAGCTTGCTCACTAAAACAGGCATCCCTTCTCCTGAAGAGCGTTTCTCGTATTACCCGCATCAATTGTCGGGTGGTCAGCGTCAAAGAGCCATGATCGCGATGGCGTTGGCATGTAAGCCTAGGTTGTTAATTGCTGATGAGCCAACAACAGCGCTAGATCCAGATTTACGCCTGCAGATTTTGGAGTTGCTAAAAAGTTTGCAAGAAGATGCTAAGAGTCATGGTGGTATGGCTGTGTTACTGATTACACATGACTTAAATATGGTGCGGCATTTTGCTTCTCGGGTAGGTGTCATGCACCAAGGTAAGTTACTTGAGTGTCAGTCAACTGAGGAAATTTTTACGCATCCAGAGCATGCCTATACCGAGAGTTTAGTGAACAGTAGTCCTGCTCGAAGTGTTGTGCCGGTCGTACCTATTGCACCTGTCTTATTAAAGGCTCAGGATATTTCCGTGGCATTTCCTAAAGCAGGGGGTTCTTGGGTTTCGGGAATTAAAAAATTTTTAAGGGGCTTACATGTTTCTGATTTATGGAAACGTGAGTATGACCCCATTGTTAAAAATGTTAGCTTGGAATTGCGCCAAGGTGAAACTTTGGGTGTGATTGGCGAGTCAGGTTCTGGTAAATCAACTTTAGCGATGGCTTTATTGGATCTCTTAGGCCAAACAGGTGCAAAAGTGTCCGGTAGTGTCGAGGTATTGGAGCATCCTTGGTTTGAGATGAGTAAGTCTCAGCAGCGTTCTTTGCGTTCGTCTTTTCAGGTCATTTTTCAGGATCCATTCGGATCCTTATCTCCTAGGATGACCGTTGGCCAGATTGTTGGGGAAGGTTTATCTTTACATCAGCCACACTTATCTTTAGATGCTAGAAAGCAGTTGGTTATTGATGCCTTGAAAGAGGTTGGGTTGGATCGAACCGCATATAGTCGTTATCCCCATGAGTTTTCTGGTGGGCAGCGTCAGCGAATAGCGATTGCTCGAGCTTTGGTTTTAAAACCTCAAGTTTTGGTGTTGGATGAGCCAACTTCAGCATTGGATGTCACGATTCAGAAGCAAATCTTGGCCTTATTGTCTGATTTGCAGAACAAATACAACATGGCTTATTTGTTAATTAGCCATGACTTAGAGGTTATTCATGCCATGGCGCACCGCATCATAACCTTAAAAAAAGGTAAACAAATCAAGCATCAAGAGCTCTAG
- a CDS encoding C40 family peptidase, giving the protein MTKIRHQLLALLVAYSALYGSYAMAQSIAEPEIATETVGSKFTSAASQLANTVTSSVVGGTEGLIDNAMQLIGVRYRWGGNTPKSGLDCSGFVRYVFNDTFGFLLPRKSAQMSQVGLEVNKEQLKPGDLVFFNTMRHAFSHVGIYVGDNKFIHAPSRGKSIRVDDMTKAYWVKRYDGARRLDGSDAMTEEQRQQLLLDYQERIEKSGRL; this is encoded by the coding sequence ATGACTAAGATTCGTCACCAGCTTCTCGCTTTGCTAGTTGCTTACTCAGCGCTTTATGGCTCCTACGCCATGGCGCAGTCTATTGCCGAGCCTGAAATAGCTACTGAAACAGTTGGTAGCAAATTTACTAGCGCAGCTAGTCAATTAGCTAATACTGTAACTAGCTCTGTAGTGGGCGGGACAGAGGGTCTCATTGATAATGCGATGCAGTTAATTGGCGTGCGTTATCGTTGGGGTGGTAATACACCTAAGAGTGGCTTGGATTGCAGTGGATTTGTGCGTTATGTATTTAACGATACTTTTGGCTTCTTGTTGCCACGTAAGTCTGCACAAATGAGTCAAGTAGGTTTAGAGGTTAACAAGGAACAATTAAAGCCTGGTGATTTGGTATTTTTTAATACGATGCGCCATGCTTTTTCTCACGTAGGTATTTACGTGGGCGATAACAAGTTTATCCATGCCCCATCTAGAGGTAAGTCGATTCGTGTTGATGATATGACTAAGGCTTACTGGGTAAAACGCTATGATGGCGCTCGTCGTTTGGATGGCTCAGATGCTATGACTGAAGAACAGCGTCAACAATTACTTTTGGATTACCAAGAGCGTATTGAGAAGAGCGGTCGCCTTTAA
- the ccoS gene encoding cbb3-type cytochrome oxidase assembly protein CcoS codes for MESLYLLIPMSLVVVAFIVLILYWSVKSGQFEDLEGPGHAILMDDDAPESKSTSDSVKKQ; via the coding sequence ATGGAAAGTCTTTATCTTTTAATACCAATGTCACTTGTTGTGGTGGCATTTATCGTTTTAATTCTTTATTGGTCCGTTAAAAGCGGTCAATTTGAGGATTTAGAGGGGCCCGGTCATGCCATTTTGATGGATGATGATGCGCCAGAGTCTAAATCCACCTCAGATTCAGTCAAAAAACAGTAA
- a CDS encoding heavy metal translocating P-type ATPase translates to MNVSPEISPAIKDNCYHCGGELPIHTPYSADLKGQLRYFCCAGCLAIAQTIHGQGLDAFYARRVPLGGKPDNLKGLSSEIPDQLLAYDDPLLLDRFTRPVANRDHQARCLETTLRLEKIRCAACVWLNEQHLKRIPGVTDVQINYVTQRATVQFDPEVVTLSKILHAVEQIGYEAWPFEPSMAADIAKKERHQLLMRLGVAMLGMMQVMMYAWPTYTGAEDLLVEHSLLLGWTSWALTVPVVVYSAGPMFVAAWHSIRSFRQTGMLGMDVPVTLAVALAFLAGTISLVTGLSQSYFDSITMFVAFLLGARYLELLARQDAQGGAEALAKQLPATCERIEDYPGSLSKSIPVIRCAVGDVLRISPGEIIPVDGELLSGQASLDESLLTGESRPVAKKVSDVLYAGSHNIVSPILMRVTAIGQATRIAGIAALLDKALHAKPQLVGLAEKWAGYFVVFLMSAALLTGIAWFFLDASRAWEVAVAVLVASCPCALSLATPAAMAAAQGAVTRLGLLVVRGHAMEVLAQSTDLVLDKTGTLTIGRPELKEVLHIRDGFTKEDVLGIASAMEVGQKHPLALAILDATERLSIKPFNLPQAPISELGKGLESGEYRLGSYRWAGVSDVAVPKTYEQASLVYLSDANGLLAVFALSDQPRDGAKEFISAAKKKGIRVHLLSGDDEATVAWWAHYFGIKDFVGGALPEDKYAFIQKLQVAGKTVWAVGDGVNDAPFLAKADISIAVGGGAPLAQAGADAVLTSESLKTLSQALVISTKAQVIMRQNLIWAFIYNVVAIPVAMMGLVNPWIAGIGMSLSSLAVTLNAWRLRKVS, encoded by the coding sequence ATGAACGTATCGCCTGAGATTTCTCCTGCTATTAAAGATAACTGTTACCACTGTGGTGGCGAGTTACCTATTCATACGCCTTATAGCGCTGATCTAAAGGGTCAGCTTCGCTATTTTTGTTGTGCTGGTTGTTTGGCGATTGCGCAGACTATTCATGGTCAAGGGTTAGATGCCTTTTATGCGCGGCGAGTTCCTCTTGGCGGGAAGCCTGATAATCTTAAAGGGCTTAGCAGCGAGATTCCTGATCAGCTTTTAGCCTACGATGACCCGCTTTTGTTGGATCGGTTTACTAGACCTGTAGCTAATCGGGATCATCAAGCGAGATGCCTTGAAACAACTTTGCGGTTGGAAAAGATTCGGTGTGCGGCTTGTGTTTGGTTAAACGAGCAGCATCTAAAAAGAATCCCCGGTGTGACAGATGTTCAAATTAATTATGTGACGCAGCGTGCCACGGTTCAGTTTGACCCTGAAGTTGTTACGCTTTCTAAAATTTTGCATGCAGTAGAGCAGATTGGTTATGAAGCTTGGCCTTTTGAGCCATCCATGGCCGCTGATATTGCAAAGAAGGAACGACATCAGTTGTTGATGCGTTTGGGCGTTGCAATGCTAGGCATGATGCAAGTCATGATGTATGCATGGCCAACTTATACTGGCGCAGAAGACTTGTTGGTAGAGCACTCCTTATTGTTAGGCTGGACAAGTTGGGCGTTAACAGTACCTGTGGTTGTTTATTCTGCTGGTCCGATGTTTGTGGCAGCGTGGCATAGTATTCGATCGTTTAGGCAAACTGGTATGTTAGGCATGGATGTGCCTGTCACGCTGGCTGTGGCGCTTGCTTTTTTAGCTGGCACAATTAGTTTGGTAACAGGCCTGAGTCAAAGTTACTTTGATTCGATTACGATGTTTGTGGCATTTTTGTTAGGCGCTCGTTATTTAGAGTTATTGGCTAGACAAGATGCACAAGGTGGCGCTGAGGCGCTAGCTAAACAACTGCCCGCAACTTGTGAGCGTATTGAAGATTACCCAGGCAGCTTATCTAAGTCTATTCCGGTGATACGTTGTGCAGTGGGGGATGTTTTACGCATTTCTCCTGGAGAAATTATTCCAGTTGATGGTGAGTTGTTATCAGGGCAAGCAAGTCTTGATGAGTCTTTATTGACTGGTGAAAGCAGACCCGTTGCTAAAAAAGTTTCTGATGTCTTGTATGCCGGTAGTCACAATATTGTGAGTCCAATTCTGATGCGCGTGACAGCGATTGGTCAGGCGACAAGAATTGCAGGCATTGCCGCTTTATTAGATAAAGCACTTCACGCTAAACCTCAATTAGTAGGATTGGCTGAAAAATGGGCGGGTTATTTTGTAGTGTTTTTAATGAGCGCTGCTTTATTAACAGGAATTGCTTGGTTTTTTTTGGATGCTAGTAGAGCATGGGAGGTGGCGGTAGCCGTGTTGGTCGCCAGTTGTCCATGCGCTTTGTCTTTGGCCACTCCGGCAGCAATGGCGGCCGCGCAAGGTGCTGTAACAAGGTTAGGGTTGTTGGTGGTCAGAGGTCATGCCATGGAGGTGTTGGCTCAATCAACAGATTTGGTCTTAGATAAGACCGGCACCTTAACTATTGGAAGGCCAGAGTTAAAGGAAGTGTTGCACATCAGGGATGGTTTTACTAAGGAAGATGTTTTAGGTATTGCTTCTGCGATGGAGGTCGGGCAAAAACATCCCCTAGCGTTGGCTATTCTGGATGCGACTGAGCGCTTATCTATCAAGCCTTTTAATTTGCCGCAAGCACCTATCAGCGAATTGGGTAAGGGTTTAGAGTCTGGTGAATATCGCTTGGGTAGTTATCGTTGGGCGGGTGTTAGTGATGTAGCTGTTCCAAAAACTTACGAGCAAGCGAGCTTAGTTTATTTGAGTGATGCTAATGGATTATTGGCAGTGTTTGCGTTATCGGATCAGCCTCGCGATGGCGCCAAAGAATTTATTAGCGCAGCTAAGAAAAAAGGCATTCGCGTTCATTTGCTTTCTGGCGATGATGAGGCAACGGTAGCATGGTGGGCTCATTATTTTGGCATTAAAGATTTTGTTGGCGGGGCTTTGCCAGAGGATAAATATGCCTTTATTCAAAAACTACAGGTAGCAGGTAAAACTGTTTGGGCAGTAGGTGATGGCGTGAATGATGCGCCATTTTTGGCTAAGGCAGATATTTCAATTGCCGTAGGTGGTGGGGCGCCTTTAGCTCAAGCAGGAGCTGATGCTGTATTAACTTCTGAATCTTTAAAAACTTTGTCTCAAGCACTCGTTATTTCCACTAAAGCTCAAGTTATCATGCGGCAAAATTTAATTTGGGCGTTTATTTATAACGTGGTGGCTATTCCTGTTGCCATGATGGGGTTGGTAAACCCATGGATTGCCGGTATCGGCATGTCTTTATCTTCTCTGGCTGTTACTTTGAATGCTTGGCGCCTTCGGAAAGTTAGTTGA
- a CDS encoding patatin-like phospholipase family protein: MAGTGVLSLSLLGGCSSFGSKKPKIGLALGGGAARGFAHIGVIKALEAQGIKPDLVVGTSAGSVIAALYASGNPGTELNRMALTLDEASITDWALPFSGKFGGMIKGDALQSTVNRLVKNQRIENMPIPLGIVATDLQTGAGILFQRGDTGQAVRASCSVPGVFQPSVINGREYVDGGLVSPVPVRYAKQMGADFVIAVNISTEPSTQDTSGTLGVLLQTTSIMGQSINHFELENAQVVVRPQLGTMKGTDFKSRNAAILAGEEAAMAQMSQIKYRLGMK; this comes from the coding sequence ATGGCGGGAACCGGTGTATTAAGCCTATCACTTTTAGGCGGTTGCTCAAGCTTTGGCAGCAAAAAACCAAAAATTGGTTTAGCCCTTGGTGGCGGGGCTGCCAGAGGATTTGCACACATTGGCGTTATTAAGGCTCTTGAAGCTCAAGGCATTAAACCTGACCTAGTGGTTGGCACGAGCGCGGGCAGCGTCATAGCAGCCTTATACGCATCAGGTAATCCTGGTACCGAATTAAATCGCATGGCACTCACCTTGGATGAAGCCTCGATTACTGACTGGGCTCTACCTTTTTCCGGGAAATTTGGTGGAATGATCAAAGGTGATGCATTGCAATCAACTGTTAATCGCCTTGTTAAAAATCAACGTATTGAAAATATGCCCATACCCCTTGGCATTGTTGCAACCGATTTACAAACAGGTGCCGGTATCCTCTTCCAACGAGGTGATACGGGTCAGGCTGTACGCGCCTCTTGCAGCGTCCCAGGCGTTTTCCAACCAAGCGTCATCAATGGCCGTGAATATGTCGATGGTGGCTTGGTATCGCCCGTACCAGTCCGTTATGCCAAACAAATGGGGGCTGATTTTGTTATTGCTGTAAATATCTCAACAGAACCCAGCACACAAGATACCAGTGGCACATTGGGTGTTTTATTACAAACCACCTCTATCATGGGTCAAAGCATTAACCACTTTGAACTAGAAAATGCTCAAGTAGTAGTCCGCCCGCAATTAGGCACCATGAAAGGTACCGATTTCAAATCGCGGAATGCCGCCATTCTTGCTGGTGAAGAAGCTGCGATGGCTCAAATGAGTCAAATTAAGTACAGACTCGGCATGAAATAA
- a CDS encoding extracellular solute-binding protein, producing the protein MSCCLSMSALSQSSQVLNLYSARHYQTDEALYANFTKQTGIKINRIEADDNALFERLRSEGKSSPADVILMVDAARLWRAEIEGLFQPIQSKVLETRIPKNLRSGDVGQGSQWFGFSTRARMIVYNKAAVKPTDVDTYEKLADPVNKGRVCTRSGSHPYMLSLIGAMVERSGEAKAEAWAKGMVANMARAPKGGDTDQIKGVASGECGVALTNSYYLARIMRSDKPEDRQIISKIGFVWPNQAGSGTHMNVAGGAVAKNAPNKAAAIKFLEYLASDQAQQYFADGNNEWPAVPSVKTNNEALKQWGSFKKENISIAAIGKNQIYAQKILDRVSYR; encoded by the coding sequence ATGAGCTGTTGTTTGTCTATGTCAGCATTATCTCAGTCTTCTCAAGTTTTGAATTTGTACTCTGCAAGGCATTACCAAACTGATGAAGCTTTATATGCAAACTTTACTAAGCAAACAGGTATCAAGATCAACCGTATTGAGGCTGATGACAATGCTCTTTTTGAGAGATTGCGTAGCGAAGGTAAGAGTAGTCCAGCGGATGTTATTTTGATGGTAGATGCCGCAAGATTGTGGCGCGCAGAAATTGAAGGCTTGTTTCAGCCTATTCAATCTAAGGTTCTAGAGACACGTATTCCTAAGAATTTGCGCTCAGGTGATGTGGGGCAAGGTAGCCAATGGTTTGGTTTCTCCACAAGAGCTCGGATGATTGTTTATAACAAAGCTGCTGTTAAACCTACTGATGTTGATACCTATGAAAAATTAGCGGATCCAGTCAATAAAGGAAGAGTTTGTACCCGTTCAGGCTCTCATCCCTATATGTTGTCTTTGATTGGGGCTATGGTTGAGCGAAGTGGTGAGGCTAAAGCAGAGGCTTGGGCTAAGGGTATGGTGGCCAACATGGCTAGAGCGCCTAAGGGTGGTGATACGGATCAGATTAAAGGTGTTGCTTCTGGTGAGTGCGGTGTCGCTTTGACGAATTCTTATTATTTAGCGCGCATCATGCGTTCTGATAAACCAGAAGATCGCCAAATTATTTCTAAGATAGGTTTTGTTTGGCCTAATCAGGCAGGATCTGGGACTCATATGAATGTGGCTGGTGGTGCGGTGGCGAAAAATGCCCCCAATAAGGCAGCCGCCATTAAGTTTTTAGAGTATTTAGCAAGTGATCAAGCGCAACAATATTTTGCGGATGGCAATAATGAATGGCCAGCTGTACCTTCTGTTAAGACTAATAATGAGGCTTTGAAGCAGTGGGGTAGCTTTAAGAAAGAGAATATTTCTATAGCTGCTATTGGTAAAAATCAAATTTATGCGCAAAAAATTCTCGATAGAGTTTCCTATCGCTAG